GCGTCGACGGGGGGCGGATCTTGCGTCATGGTGCGGGCTCCCGGGTCAGAAATCCACCAGGCTCAGGCCGATGCTGAGCACCGTGCGCTTGCGGTTGTAGTCGACCAGCGTGTCGCCGTAGCCATGGAAGAGCTGGGTGTGAAAGCGCAGGTTGCTCGTGGTCGCATCGCCGATGGCCTTGAGCCACTCGAGGCGGATCGAGCCGCGGCCGCTGTCGCGCAGGTTGTTGCGCACCGTGACCCCGAGGGTGTTGTCGCGGTTGAAGTTCCAGCGGCCCGTGACTTCGGCCCGCCCGATGTAGCTGGAGATGTCGGGGTTGTCGTCCTTGGCGGGATCCTCCGACAGCCGCTGCCAGACACGGCCGGTGATGCTGAAGCGGTCGTCGAGCTCGGCGCCGCCCATCAGGTACACGCGGTTCCAGCTGCGCGACAGCGGCAGGCTCTGGCCGTTCGACTGGTGCACCAGGCCCACGCCGGCATAGCGCCAGCGCCAGCCGCCGGGCAGGTTGAAGTCGAGCGGATAGACATATATCAGCTCGGGCTCGTGGTCGGTGGTGCGGAACGGCCGCGAGATCGCGCCGTTGAAGAGCTGCCAGGTCGACTGCTGCGAGTAGGCGAACCACAGCGAATCCTTCCTGGCCGGATCGTTCTGCGTGAGCAGGCCTTGCGCGATCTTGGTACGCACCGAAAGGCCGATGCGCATCTCGTTCGCCTGGTACGACGTGGGCGTGGCGGTGTGGCCTTCGGACGGCGACGTGGGCGTGTCGGGCTTGCTGGTGGCGGCCGAGGCCGACACGTTCAGCGGCCGGTAGCCGCGGAAGGTGAAGGTGCCGCAGTCGGTGCCGTTCTCGAGTTCCCAGAAGCGCGACAGCGCCGAATACTGCCGGTCGCGGCAGCCTTCGCTGGTGGCGACCGAGACCACGCGGGTCGCGGGGATCGACGCATCCACCGGCGGCTGCGTGCTGGCCAGCACCGGCGGCGCCACCGGCACCGAGACCGAGGGCAGCGTCTGCTGTTGCGCCCAGCGGTCGAAGCAGGCCAGGCGCGCTTCGCTGTTGGTGCCGAGCGCGGCGCATTGCTGCCAGGTCAGTTGCGCTTCCGCGAGCGGGCTTCTGGGCTTGTCGACCGCCTGTGCCTGCGCGGGGCCTGCAAAGAGGCCGGGCGCGAGCAGCAGGCTTGCGGCCAGCGTGGTGCGTAGTTGGATGGGGTTCATTTGTCTGCGGTCCGCTGCGTCTTGGTCAGGGTGAAAGGATGTGTGCTGTCGTCGGCGGCATTGCGCCATGTGCCCTTGAACTCGCGGCCGCAGGAGTCCGGCTGCAGCGAGCCCGACCACACGCCGCTGATGCTGCGGCCGTCCTGCGATTCGTCGATGGCGAGTTCGCCCTCGTCGTCGACGTCGCCCGCGAGCTGGGCCACGGTGGGGCGCGCCGGGGAGGCGGCCGGCGTGCGCGTGATGGTGCCGCGCACGCCTGCGTAGTCGGGATGCTTGCCGAGCCGTACCTGGGCCGTGCCAGGCAGTCCGTCGAAGCGCGCCTGCCAATCGCCGTAGAGCGACTCCACGGGCAGGTCGCGCGCGGTGGCGGGGCAGCCCGGCGCGGCGGTGTGCCGGCCCACGGGGCCGGCGCAGGCCGTGCAGAGCGCGGCCACGAGAAGCAGGGCGAGTGTTTTCATGGGGCGGAAGCGGCTGCCGCAGCCGCGGCCGCGCTGTCCTGGGCCTTGCGCGCGAACTCGGCGCGCAGTGCCTTGAGCTTTTCGCGCGGGTCTTCGCGGGTGGTGGTCTTGTCCAGGCCCATCTCGGCGATGAAGCGGCTCGGCACGCAAGGCACCATTTCGCGGCCCTGCTTGCGCTTCTTGGTCCAGCTCACCGCGAGGCTGCGCTGCGCGCGCGTGATGCCCACGTACATCAGGCGGCGCTCTTCCTGCAGCCGCTGCAGCGTCTCGTCGCTCACCTTCAGCTGGCGGCCATTGTCGTCCTCGAGTTTGAAAGGCAGCAGGCCCTCGGTGACGCCGATCAGCATCACGTGCGGCCATTCGAGGCCCTTGGAGGCGTGCAGCGTGGAGAGCGTGACCACGTTCTGGTCCTGCTCGCGCTCGCTGATGGTGGAGAGCAGCGAGATGGTCTGCGCCACTTCGAGCAGGCTCTTGCGCTCGCCCTCGAGGTTGTCGTTGGCGCCCGAGGCGTCGTCCAGGCCGCCGCCGGCGCGCTGCGACATCCAGTCGACGAACTCCAGCACGTTGGTCCAGCGCGCGGCCGCAGCCTGCTCGCTGTCCTCGCCGTCGTAGAGGTGCTTCTCGTAGTCGATCTCCTTCAGCCAGTCGAGCATGAAGGTGCGCGAATCCTCGGCGCCCATGGTGCGGCGCGCGCGGTATTCGAGGTCGTTGATGTAGCGGCCGAACTCGTGCACGCCTTCCAGCGTGCGCTTGGGCATGACGCTCGGCAGCGACGGGCTGAACAGCGCCTCGAACAGGCTCAGCTTGTATTGGCTGGCAAAGGTGCCGAGGCTTGCGAGCGTGGTGTGGCCGATGCCGCGCTTGGGCGTGGTGATGGCGCGCAGGAAGGCGGGGTCGTCGTCGTTGTTGACCCAGAGGCGGAACCAGCCGCACAGGTCCTTGATCTCGGCGCGGTCGAAGAAGCTCTGGCCGCCGGACACCTTGTAGGGAATCTGGGCCTTGCGCAACGCCTGCTCGAACACGCGCGCCTGGTGGTTGGCGCGGTAGAGGATCGCGAAATCGCGGAACTCCTTGTACTGCTTGCCTTGGGTGATGGCATCGCCCGCGCGCAGGCTCACGATGCGCGCCACGGCGCGCTCGGCCTCGTGCGCCTCGGAGTCGGCATCGACGATGCGCACCGGCTCGCCCTCGCCGAGTTCGGAGAACAGCGTCTTCGGAAACAGCTTGGGGTTGGGGCCGATCACGTTGTTGGCCGCCCGCAGGATCGCGCTGGTCGAGCGGTAGTTCTGCTCCAGCTTGATGACCTTCAGATTGGGATAGTCGACCGGCAGCTTGCGAAGGTTGTCCAGCGTGGCGCCGCGCCAGCCGTAGATCGACTGGTCGTCGTCGCCCACGGCCGTGAAGCGCCCGCGCTCGCCGGCCAGCGCCTTCAGGACCTCGTACTGGGTGGCATTGGTGTCCTGGTACTCGTCCACCAGGATATGGCCCAGCGCGGCCTGCCACTTGGCGCGCACGTCGTCGAAATCGCGCAGCAGCTTGAGCGGCATGCCGATGAGGTCGTCGAAATCGACGCTCTGGTAGGCCGAAAGCCGCTCTTCGTAGCGCGCCATGATGCGCGCCGTGATGCGTTCGTTGTCGTCCGCCGCTGCGGCCTCGGCCTGGGCGGCGTTCAGGCCCATGTTCTTCCACCGGCTGATGGTCCACTGCCAGATGCGCGCGGTGGCGGTGTCGGTCGTGCCGCCGGCGTCCTTCAGGATCTTGGTGACGTCGTCGCTGTCCAGGATGCTGAAGGCCGGCTTCAGTCCCAGCACGGCGCCGTCTTCGCGCATCATGCGCACGCCCAGCGCGTGAAAGGTGCAGATCACCACCTGCTTCGCCTCGCGCCCGATCAGACCCTTGGCACGTTCGCGCATTTCGCTGGCGGCCTTGTTGGTGAAGGTGATGGCCGCGATGCGCTTGGGCTCGAGCCCGGCCTGGATGAGCCGGCCGATCTTGTGCGTGATGACGCGCGTCTTGCCCGACCCCGCGCCGGCCAGCACCAGGCACGGCCCGTGCAGGTAGTTGACCGCTTCTTGTTGCGCGAGGTTGAGACCGGAGGACATGGGGAGTGGGACCGAAGGCCCGCGGCGGAACGGCGGGCGCAAAGCGCGCAATGATACGGGGCCCATGTATCTGCAAGGTCCGCCCGAGTTCACGATGCGGGACGCAACGACAATAGCGCCGTGCTGCCTGTATTTCTCGTAACTTTTCCTTTCTTCGCATTGATTGCCGCCGGCTATGGCGCCGCGCGCGCCCGCGTCCTGCCGCTCGATGCGATTCCGGGCCTCAACACCTTCGTCCTGTACTTCGCGCTGCCTTGCATGTTGTTGCGATTTGGCGCGGGCACGCCGATCGGCCAATTGCTCGACGGCAGCGTGGCGCTGGTCTGGGGCCTGGGCGCGCTGGTCGTGGTGGCGGGCGTCGTCGTCCTCACCCGCAACGCGCGCATCGGCTGGAACGACGCGGCATTCGGTGCGCTGGTGGCCGCCTTCCCGAACACCGGCTTCATGGGTGTGCCGCTGCTGGTGGCCTTGCTCGGTGCGCAGGCCGCGGGGCCGATCATCATCACCATCGCCTTCGACCTGGTCGTGACCTCCTCGCTGTGCATTGCGCTGTCGCGCCTCGACCAGGCCGGCGGCAGCGGCGGCAGCGGTGGCAGCGGCGGTGCGGCGCAGCATGGCCCGCGGCAGGCGGCGCGCCAGGCTTTGCGCGGCGTGCTGGTCAATCCGATGCCCTGGTCCATCCTGCTGGGCGTGTTGCTGTCGGCCGCGCACTGGCGCCTGCCGGGCCCGGTGGAGCGCACCGTCGCCATGCTGGCCGATGCCGCCTCGCCGGTGGCGCTCTTCACCATCGGTGCGGTGCTGGCGCGCTCGGCCCTGCTCGCGCGGGAGCATGGCGCCAGCGCGGCGGTGGCGGCGGCCATGGGCACCCGGTCGGCGGTCCCGCCCAAGGCGCCGCTGGCCGACGTGCTGCCGGTGGTGCTGGTGAAGCTGCTTGCGCATCCGCTGCTGGTCTGGGCGCTGGGGCAGGGCGCCATCGCGCTGGGCCTGCCGCTCTCGGCGCCGGCCCTGATGGTGATCGTGCTGGTGGCGGCGCTGCCGAGCGCCAGCAACGTGTCGATGCTGGCCGAGCGCTTCGGGGCCGACAACGGCCGCATCGCGCGCATCATCCTGTGGACGACGGTGGCGACCTTCTTCAGTTTTCCGGCGGCGGTGGGGCTGCTGCGCTGAGCCGGCGCGCCTCGCGGGGCACCCTCAGGGGGTCAGCACGCCGAGCTTGAACGGGTCGGCGTCGGAAAGCCGCTCGCATTTGGAAAAATCGCGCCCCTGGGTGCCGTCGCAATAGAACGCGTTGTAGATGCGCCCGAAGAGCGTCGGGCTGGCCGTGAAGAGCACGCCCTGCTCGGGCTGCCAGGCGTCCCTGGCCGACCCGCCGCCGGATTCCGCCTCCTTGGCGGGAGCGGTGGCTGCAACGGGCGTGAATTCCGCCAGGGTCTTGTGGGGCTCGTCGCGCCAGCGCGATGCCAGTTCGGCCGCCGAAGGTTTGGCCGCCACCGGCAGCAGCACGCCGTTCACCTGCAGGCCGTAGCCGAAGCGATGGGTCCTGCCCGCCAGGAAGGCATAGGCGCAAGCGGCCATGCATTGGCCGCGGACTTCGGTGTCCACGCCGCTCGCGCGGATGGCTTCGGCAAAGGCGCCGGCCGCGTCGGCGGTACCGCCGAAGGAATCCTCGAACACCACTGTGCGTACGCTTCCGTTGGCAAGGTACTGGGTGAATGTCTTGATGGCGCTGCCGTCCAGCATGCCGGAAACCACCAGCCGGCTGCCCTGCAGTTCGAGTTCGGCCGCCGGGCATGCGAGGCATGCGAACAAAAGAGCCAGACCGAGAGATGAACGCATTTTCACGACAACCCCTGCAAACCAGCGTGCTTGCTTGACGCGCGGCGCCGGACCGGGCCCCGCACAGCGAGAGCTTGCGCAGCCGGGGGGCGCTAGGTCAACTCCTTTTTCAGAATATTTCCGGGTTTTGCGACCGGCCGTAAGACATACCTACTGGTATTACCGTTATTACTTCAGATGAATACTTGTGTTTTCATTGAGCCTGATAGAGTGTTTGCAAATCAAAGTATGAATGGGTAGCACGATGACAATACTTGTTCGTGTCCTGTTATGGCTGGCCTGGGTTGCTGGCGTGAGCTGGTTCTGGCACGCAGGCGAGCTCGGCACCGGCACCTCGCTGGCCCTGGGCGCACTGAGCCTGGTGGTGTTCGCATGGCCGGGCAGCATTGCACGGCGCCGAAGCACCGAACTGCGCTACGTCGACGTGGGCAAGGAGCCCGCAGGCCTGCACTGACGCGACGGACGCGCGGCTCAGATGCTGTGCGGATCGACGTCGACGAGCCAGCGGATCACGCCCTTGCCTTCCGGCGTTCGCCGCAGGGCGTGCAGGAGCGGCTGCCATGCCGCCAGCAGGCGCTGCAGCGCCGCGCGCGACGGGCTTTCCACCAGCATCTGCGCTCTTTCCACATTGGCCACGCGCTGGATCGCGAGCGGCACCGCGGGGTAGCGCACCACGCGATCGGCGCCCTCGAGCGCATCGGCAGCCGCATTCGCGGCATTCAGGAACGCCTGCGCCGCCTCTTGCGTGCGCGCATCGGCCCGCAACAGGGCCTGGAACGCGAACGGCGGCATGCCGGCGGCGGCGCGCTCCTCCAGCTGCTGCCGGGCGAACGCGGCGTAGTCGTGCTTGCGCAGCGCCGCGAAAAGCGGGTGCTGCGCATGGTGCGTCTGGATCCACATTTCGGCCGTGGCGCCTTGCGCCGCCAGGTAGGCCGCATCGCGTCCGGCGCGGCCGGCCGATTGCATCAGCAGGCTGAACAGCCGCTCGGGCGCGCGAAAGTCGCTGGAGAACAGCGCACCGTCGGGGTTCA
The Variovorax sp. OAS795 genome window above contains:
- a CDS encoding phospholipase A produces the protein MNPIQLRTTLAASLLLAPGLFAGPAQAQAVDKPRSPLAEAQLTWQQCAALGTNSEARLACFDRWAQQQTLPSVSVPVAPPVLASTQPPVDASIPATRVVSVATSEGCRDRQYSALSRFWELENGTDCGTFTFRGYRPLNVSASAATSKPDTPTSPSEGHTATPTSYQANEMRIGLSVRTKIAQGLLTQNDPARKDSLWFAYSQQSTWQLFNGAISRPFRTTDHEPELIYVYPLDFNLPGGWRWRYAGVGLVHQSNGQSLPLSRSWNRVYLMGGAELDDRFSITGRVWQRLSEDPAKDDNPDISSYIGRAEVTGRWNFNRDNTLGVTVRNNLRDSGRGSIRLEWLKAIGDATTSNLRFHTQLFHGYGDTLVDYNRKRTVLSIGLSLVDF
- a CDS encoding UvrD-helicase domain-containing protein, whose translation is MSSGLNLAQQEAVNYLHGPCLVLAGAGSGKTRVITHKIGRLIQAGLEPKRIAAITFTNKAASEMRERAKGLIGREAKQVVICTFHALGVRMMREDGAVLGLKPAFSILDSDDVTKILKDAGGTTDTATARIWQWTISRWKNMGLNAAQAEAAAADDNERITARIMARYEERLSAYQSVDFDDLIGMPLKLLRDFDDVRAKWQAALGHILVDEYQDTNATQYEVLKALAGERGRFTAVGDDDQSIYGWRGATLDNLRKLPVDYPNLKVIKLEQNYRSTSAILRAANNVIGPNPKLFPKTLFSELGEGEPVRIVDADSEAHEAERAVARIVSLRAGDAITQGKQYKEFRDFAILYRANHQARVFEQALRKAQIPYKVSGGQSFFDRAEIKDLCGWFRLWVNNDDDPAFLRAITTPKRGIGHTTLASLGTFASQYKLSLFEALFSPSLPSVMPKRTLEGVHEFGRYINDLEYRARRTMGAEDSRTFMLDWLKEIDYEKHLYDGEDSEQAAAARWTNVLEFVDWMSQRAGGGLDDASGANDNLEGERKSLLEVAQTISLLSTISEREQDQNVVTLSTLHASKGLEWPHVMLIGVTEGLLPFKLEDDNGRQLKVSDETLQRLQEERRLMYVGITRAQRSLAVSWTKKRKQGREMVPCVPSRFIAEMGLDKTTTREDPREKLKALRAEFARKAQDSAAAAAAAASAP
- a CDS encoding AEC family transporter — encoded protein: MLPVFLVTFPFFALIAAGYGAARARVLPLDAIPGLNTFVLYFALPCMLLRFGAGTPIGQLLDGSVALVWGLGALVVVAGVVVLTRNARIGWNDAAFGALVAAFPNTGFMGVPLLVALLGAQAAGPIIITIAFDLVVTSSLCIALSRLDQAGGSGGSGGSGGAAQHGPRQAARQALRGVLVNPMPWSILLGVLLSAAHWRLPGPVERTVAMLADAASPVALFTIGAVLARSALLAREHGASAAVAAAMGTRSAVPPKAPLADVLPVVLVKLLAHPLLVWALGQGAIALGLPLSAPALMVIVLVAALPSASNVSMLAERFGADNGRIARIILWTTVATFFSFPAAVGLLR